Below is a genomic region from Haliotis asinina isolate JCU_RB_2024 chromosome 14, JCU_Hal_asi_v2, whole genome shotgun sequence.
agctgTTAACTGCGtgtggtcagtgactgaagttgcagacagacaggcagacatataagaCGGAACACTAGGCATTGTGACATGATATTCTAATGTATGATGATCTTACATATACCCCACCGGGCGTTGTTTTAAGTTTAATCCATTATATCACTCTCAATCAAATAGTAAGCTTTCGTTCTCTCAAGACACGATTACAATTGTCAGATCTGAATTTCAGGAATTTCTGAATTTGGTTCACTTAAGATGAGTCCCCCGTAATCCCCCACTGTCTGAGGATTAGCAAGCTTCATTGCTTTGCCTACCTTACGCTCCTGCCGGCACTCAAGGAAGTACCCGTCAGGACACCGGTTCGAGGCAGTGAATGTATATGCACTACATGTTGTGCAATATCCCGGAGAGGAATGGTCAGTTGATTTGCGAAAAGTAACCGTCAAACGCTTAACCTATAATACCTTGATTGATTGATCAGTGGAATCGTGTGATGTGGATATGTCAAACGCGGATAGATTGTTGGTTGTTGATTAAATGAActgattttattaatgaaccaTGGTtgacatgtacatacatgtcCCTGTGCTGTCTCAACTGACTAACGAGAAATGGCACCGATATGTAACACGGGAACAAAACTTCAGTTCAAAGACAAACAAGGGTTACATTATGTGAAGAGCATTGCTGTATTTCATGATAGTTCTGACAGATGATATATATATTCCCTCAGCACATTCATAAGGACTTAGGATTATTACTTTAACTCTATGTTGTTTTATTCATAATGTTACAGATTTGCGGACTAAATTGGCTTACAGTCCTCACGGAGCAATTCCGTATTTAATCTTTAATTCCATTTTGTTGCCATTAATTGGTTGTGGCAGGATTGTATAAGTCCTCCATCGTTTCCGTTCAAATAGTTTCACACGTTAATATTATCCTGCATTATCTTTTACTTACAATTTGtagtaaaaataaaaataaggtTGTCATTCGATCATTGAACCTATACTGACAGTCACTGCACAAGCCAATTTTCAACTGAATCACAGGTTGAATTGCGAAACATCTGACTACTTGTGTCCGCCTCACCGAAACCGTACAACAGTAAtctttatgtatgtgtgcaaaACTGTGCCTAAGAGAACAGAAAATACAATTTAAATAGTAAATCATCAGCACATTTATCACCTGTTCGTGGACGAAATCTGCAGCTGTGCACAAACAGCTTACCAATCACAGACCTTCCCCACTCTTGGAAGAAGCTTTATCCACTGAAGCACGGAGATCACACAGAATATCGCCAGCAGCAGTGAAGTGAAAACAAAGTAACGCcttcaatacaatacaataataaaGAAAATCCATGGAAATATCCTGAGCAAAAATCAAATTCAATAACATGTCATCGCTAAGATGGAAAGATGTTTGTGTCAAACGTGAGAACTCACTATTCATGACATAAACATTAAGATTTAATAAAGAAGCAAATCAAACGACAATCAATGTTGGTTTAGTGGTACCGTGAACACGAATACGGCAGGCACCTGTCCACATTGTTCCACAGAACACATGTGAGTAAGagatcaaatattgataatcaTACGTTAGTGGGGTTTTTTCTTAACTGAGAAAATACTTCAAGTAATTAGCAGTTGCTTTCATATTAATAACATTATTGTGCTAACTTGTGCtaatttttgaaattgtttaaaCTGTTGGTGACTGCTTCAGCTCTTTCATTGCAGATCTTCCACAAGTATTCTTTTACACTTGCCGACGCCTGTTTTTTAATAGTAACTGTGCTCCATCCCATACACATGTGCTTCAGCGTACGCTCAGATTCAAATAGGTTGTTTTAATCAGAGGCATATTGTTATGACAGTCCAGTCAAACAAAAgtacaaaatgaacatataggaAGATCAAGCTCGGGAGTTTGACACCTCAGAGATATGCAGCTGTTTCCATAACAAATTTTTCTTTGTCGGTCTTAACCGATCTGTACTTAGCGACCTCCAAATCCCTCTTGGACTTGACAAACCATGTCACCAGCTCTTTACCTAAAGCATTGGACAAATCTTCATCCTTTTCCAGCTCATCCAGAGCTTCAGCTAAGGAAAGAGGTAGAGATTCACCGTCCTCTGGTTCGCCCGGGGGTGGGCACTCCATGTTCTTAATGACGCCATCCAGTCCTGCAGCAATAGTAGACGCCACTAAGAGATATAGATTGCACTTTCCCCCTGCTAGTCTGCACTCAAAGTAGGTTTTGGAAGGCCCTTCGTTTTTAACACGAATGCATGACTGTCGGTCTTCAATTCCCCAATAGATAGTTGACGGATACACAAGTTTACCCAGGTTCCTATAGCAGTTGACGGTAGGGTTTGCAAAAGCGCAGATAGCTTTACTGTGTTTCAGTATACCAGCAATCCATTTCTTGGCAACTTCCGACAGCTTGTCTGGAAAACTTTCGtcgtaaaatatgttttgaccAGATCTATTCCAAAGTGAAAAATTAAAATGCTTGGAGATTCCCATTTCGTTATATACAGACTGAGACATGAAACTGACTTTAAGACCTTCAGCATCAGCCATTTCCAAGAGGCcttcctgcagacagaaggcCATGTCCGCGCTCTCAATTCCATATTTTGGTTCAGTCACTGCTTCAAAAATCCCAGGGCCAAATTCCAGATGATACCTTTCAACATCGATCTTGCATTGTTGAAGTTGCTTATCAAAGTTAAATAGCACTTTACTATGCTTGTTGAATAGTCTGTGGCTGAACACATCTTCTCCCGTAAACACTGGCTCCAAGGTTTCATTGTCAAGGAGTTTAAATTCAATTTCATGGCCAGAATACAAATCAAACCCAAGGTCACTCAATCTCTGAAACTGTTTTCTTGCAACATACCGAGGACAAGCTTCTTGTGGAGATCCATCTTTTTTCCATCGAGACTCACACAAAATCTCGGCTACTTTCACTCCCTCTGGAGCCCATGGAATTGGTCGGAGTGTGTCTGGGTCAGGGAAGATCAACATGTTTCCAAGCTTATAGCACTTCTCGTGGGATAATTCTACAACTTCAGTTCTTGGGCCAAATAGCAACGTGTCTGCAAGGAAACCAAGATATGTATGATAAACGAAGCAAATTTTGTGTGGCACAGATTAATACACTTGTGATCCACTAACAGCTATTGAATATGTTGGTATAATAATACCATTTTGCAGAATGGTTACTttgtaacaacaacaacattcaaaaaCACACACGATTGTTAACACCCTGATAATCCTAGATTGCAAAGAAGTGTAAACTCAGCTAACAAATAATAGTTCAATAATCACATAGCACCGTTGGAAGGCTTGCCTAAGTTCTCCACATGATGTAGTTCACTACGTTGGTTATATGACTTCGGTCCTTGACCTTAATCTTGACCTTCATATGGTGGTTATTCAAGAATATAGAATCAAAACAGGAGCGAGCAGACTGTCCATCGGTTGCAGtagttattgttgttgttatcaTTGCTTCATTAACTGATGTCAACATTAAACCCTAATGATACCTGAAACCCTTAATGGATCATTACTTAATGACATCATTAAAGAAAGTTGTATCAAACACTTTTTAGGGCATCATTAGCTAATGACGTCCTAATGTACATATTTCTATTAAATTCGGGGATTTCTCTAAATATTTCCCTCTATTTACCAACGTAAACATATAATCTTTACTCTCGATCGTGCGTCAAAATGGCATTTTTACGGCTAAACATcgaaacacaaacatatatttcaacatCTGTAAAGAAACACATCtcaataattctgaaacgtcgcctaGAGTCTGTTGGGGTGTTTTGGAAAATACACGAATGCTGAATGGACTTtctgccatattggatagtgtttacaaaatcaaatttcGTTACGATCAGTCATACAGTGCACCAATTACTTCACTTATATTTGCTAGTCAGTTGTGACAAATGGATCGTTGAATTCCTCATACAATGTTGAATCAAATTTCAAATGATCTTAGTAACTTATACCAAGTGTCTATGTGAAAACGAAACATATTTGGTGTGTGCTTATAACACAGCGCTTCctataaatgtaaacaaaactgaaatcagATTTTATACCGTGCAGAATTTCCTTAAATAGACATCAATCCATTCAGTTGTAGCATGCAGTTACACGGTTAGTATTAATGTATATGattcatgaaactaatttcattatcaacgtttagtgttttaaacCAGCGAAAAACTCTCAAAATTAatagaaatgaaatatttatttcatgaaatgtatatgCACAGAACTTGCAGGAATTTTCTTGTTCacttaatttgtttattgtgtttcaTAGACAAAACAGTGGCGTATAACAATTGGCCAGGTGCGTGTTCGTTATAAATGTTTTAACGTTGTTTTTGATTATTCAGTGGACAAAACATCACGGAAATATTATGTCCTTATCCACAGGAAATTCTCTCCACGTCATCTGATCATGAGTGACAATGACTTAGTGTTAAGCATAGCGCAGTAATGCATCTTATCTGTATAGGCGCATGACCTTTATGTTGTCATTTGGCATCAAAGAGGAAAAttaattttcaacaaatattgcGAGTCGTTCTTAAGATTGCGTGTATAACGTTATACATAagcacacaaaatatttcaatatatacttatgtcgttcagacaTCAGATAGTATTTTGTGCGTCCACATTTTCcgtaaagatatcaataaaaatGTAGTACACAGTACTTTTATCAGTGCACGAGAACCTGTTTTGAACACATGGCAAAATTCGGGATAACGTATAGCAGTGTCTATTTTTCACACAGCCAAactattttcatttgaatttataCTATGGGATAGGCAATTAAAATTTTCTACTTTTCTGTTTAACTTCATAGCTGTAGGTTGGTGGATCCAGGGCTTCGCAAACGAAAATCTTTCGCAAAGTTCACTTTTCCTGGAGGTTAATGACGCTGTAATGATACTCCTGAACCTTCATTAACGTAATGGCACGTCAATGACAACACGATGTCATTGAAACCTTAGTACAACCGAATCTAATGATACATTAGTTAATGAACGTTTAATGACAAATTAATACTTCATTAAAGTTGGATACAAACGGGTCCAGGAAGTTAATGATACCCCAGACCCTTCATTAAGTTAATAATAACACGCTTATGTAAAAACGTCAGTACAACATAATTTAATGACacattatttaattatttaattaaTGTTTAATGGCACGTTAATGCTTCGGTAAAGTTTGATACAGGTGGGTCCAGAACACTGCAGGAACGCACAACATAGACCTTAATGACCATGGTTGTACAAGGACACACAAACTACACACTAATGACCATGGTTCTACAAGGACACAGAAACTACACATTAATGACCATGGTTCTACAAGGACACACAAACTACACATTAATGACCATGGTTGTACAAGGACACACAAACTACACACTAATGACCATGGTTGTACAAGGACACACAAACTACACACTAATGACCATGGTTCAACAAGGACACACAAACTACACATTAATGACCATGGTTCTACAAGGACACACAAACTACACATTAATGACCATGGTTCTACAAGGACACAGAAACTACACATTAATGACCATGGTTCTACAAGGACACACAAACTACACACTAATGACCATGGTTGTACAAGGACACACAAACTACACACTAATGACCATGGTTCTACAAGGACACACAAACTACACATTAATGACCATGGTTCTACAAGGACACACAAACTACACACTAATGACCATGGTTCTACAAGGACACACAAACTACACATTAATGACCATGGTTCTACAAGGACACAGAAACTACACATTAATGACCATGGTTCTACAAGGACACACAAACTACACACTAATGACCATGGTTCTACAAGGACACACAAACTACACATTAATGACCATGGTTCTACAAGGACACAGAAAGTACACATTAATGACCATGGTTCTACAAGGACACACAAACTACACATTAATGACCATAGTTCTACAAGGACACACAAACTACACACTAATGACCATGGTTCTACAAGGACACACAAACTACACATTAATGACCATGGTTCTACAAGGACACAGAAACTACACATTAATGACCATGGTTCTACAAGGACACACAAACTACACACTAATGACCATGGTTCTACAAGGACACACAAACTACACATTAATGACCATGGTTCTACAAGGACACACAAACTACACATTAATGACCATGGTTCTACAAGGACACACAAACTACACATTAATGACCATGGTTCTACAAGGACACACAAACTACACACTAATGACCATGGTTCTACAAGGACACACAAACTACACACTAATGACCATGGTTCTACAAGGACACACAAACTACACATTAATGATCATGGTTCTACAAGGACACAGAAACTACACACTAATGACCATGGTTCTACAAGGACACACAAACTACACACTAATGACCATGGTTCTACAAGGACACACAAACTACACATTAATGACCATGGTTCTACAAGGACACACAAACTACACATTAATGACCATGGTTCTACAAGGACACACAAACTACACACTAATGACCATGGTTCTACAAGGACACACAAACTACACACTAATGACCATGGTTCAACAAGGACACACAAACTACACATTAATGACCATGGTTCTACAAGgacacacaaaatacacattaaTGACCATGGTTTTACAAGGACACACAAACTGTACACTAATGACCATTGTTCTACAAGGACACACAAACTACACACTAATGACCATGGTTCTACAAGGACACACAAACTACACACTAATGACCATGGTTCTACAAGGACACACAAACTACACATTAATGACCATGGTTCTACAAGAACACACAAACTACACATTAATGACCATGTTTCTACAAGGACACACAAACTACACACTAATGACCATGGTTCTACAAGGACACACAAACTACACATTAATGACCATGGTTCTACAAGGACACACAAACTACACATTAATGACCATGGTTCTACAAGGACACACAAACTACACATTAATGACCATGGTTCTACAAGGACACACAAACTACACATTAATGACCATGGTTCAAAAAGATCGCTTCATCTAAACCTTGTGATGACAATATGTATACAACACACTTTATAAACCTCAATGACCATATTTGTGCACTTTCTATGTATAGTGACCGATACAGACCGATATTGCTACAAATGCTCACAATGTCGCCCTTAATGATGATACTTGtacaaatacacacaatgtTATCCACAATGACGATAATTCTTCTCACAATGTTACCCTTAATGACGGTACTTCtacagatacagacaatgtcacaATTAATGACGGTACTTCtacagatacagacaatgttACAATTAATGACGGTACTTCTACAGATACACACAATGTCACAATTAATGACGGTACTTCTACAGATACACACAATGTCACAATTAATGACGGTACTTCTACAGATACACACAATGTCACAATTAATGACGATACTTCTACAGATACACACAATGTTACCCTTATCGACGATAAGAAATAAATAGACTGTCACCGTTAGAGGTCATACATCTATAAGAACACAATACTGGGATCAACTGTCATAATTCAAGATTCTTGTCCATGTGTCTCTGACATTTACCCCCATTAATTAAAAGTATATGATTTAATTAATGTCTAATATATTGCTGGGCATTTAACGAAATGACATGAGAACTAAATTTTAGACTTATGCTTACCTTCGTACATGTCCACACCTTCGTCCATGTATTTGGCGGCATAGCGGCCAGCTATCACTTGACCACGGTTCATGCCATTCAGGTCACAGAGGGCAAACCGCACGTAGTCATACTGGGATATCTCCTTTTTCACTTCCTCGAACTTCGACATCGCCACTGTCATAAACCTGCAGAATTgatcatataaatatatatgttttctagTCAATTTTcactgtttgttttcttgttgtgtGGGATATGTACACTGCAACCAtatcgtataagccagtgtttgttAGATTGttagtttgttagtttgttagtTAGCCctgattgtgttttgtttgtaattataccgatAATTAAGTTAGTAGTAGTTAAACAagcactggtactcggcattggGTTATTAATTGAAAGAGAGACTGCAGGtgcgtcctctccttgaattgtgtgcCCAAAGTCtttaagtaccctgatgtaatcagggatttgatttttgtttacacTGTATGTGAAACAAAAGGTCCTtagagccgacattgacacaagctgtgtagcagtataggactcgctacggcggccattttgggcgtgtatggcgtgtagagCAGGAATAGAACTACCAGGATAACAGCATTTTAAATGCGCGACGcctttttaatatgttttacacttttgacaaacgaccgacacgtttgtggaaggcatactGTATTATGTTGAGGAAACTGCAAATTGCCCATCTCCATCccatgtatgatgtatgtttgGAGAGGCATGAGCATGCCAAAAATTGTGAATTACCCATGCCAAAGAAATTCAAGCATTTGATGCACAAggttgaagtcagtggggcgacgaggtttaaaggaccactaaactcaattttttggtactctttttatcactgcatatgaaagacttttggttagtcataaacgaaacaccattttctttttttaaaaacttgtggttaattaataccaagcgcttaaaagtctgcttctctctcgcccgcaaacgaaaatgcagacaggttacgtaactctgtcgccagagccccaCAGAGACGCCATAGAAGGAAaggtttccagttaaatgtatagaaaatgtgtaggaagctcgtcattttgctgatttctcgacgtcaccaaaggcatgccgaattgttgtggtgcagtcaattgttccttggggtcgggagatggtgtcactatgcacagatttccaccagactccgtagtttgtgcttaaattggttgtttgtgtgtacgaagtgagctttgtggaagtctgtggtatatactaaatcggatggttcgccccctaccacgcttccaagatagaaaatggagttcacgttcaagtttcatcgagtttataaaatcaagactgcttagtACACATTGCTGACCCAAAGGGTTTTGCATGGATGTAACGCTTTTTTCCTCGGAAACTTTTTACTAGTagataaatatgcatttgaatcatggccaaaaggattttgcatgatacaacttttaacataaggacttctttgaaggaagcaaggtgggggtcgaagtgacatttattatgcaagcaatgttatattgacctccacctcacttccaagagtgaaattgttatgttataagcaatgtcacgCAAAAATCCTActgtccatcaatcaaatacatattttaccaccagtagaaagtaattctccttttgtaagtcggtgaaaacaaactcaaatagcattcatcccaagaccggGCGCCGccaattttgaaaatcatgaagtcaaatccatttgaattaatgagattatgcatagtttgttctcatcaagttagaaaatcaaaagtacataaatatgtatttgaatcattaccaggagtttgacacaacctgtaacataacctaagcgaggtcggggtcgaagtgaaaatactgcgcgataaatttcttcacttgctaaatatacttggtttgtaacgttcactcaccagtatgtagacacttgtaaatatacttggtctcataatcctaattactttataatcatacttgtatgcattttgaaacttagtAAAAacgcgatctgcgaatgtatatcaggaatgtaatatgtagacatttcatagttttcctatatgaattaatcataattcgcacccaagccctagtgtatgtcgtctggatcattacacttaacgacgaaaacaatgattctgttgaaagctacgacaacgtattaaaaaccaaaatgcaaatattaaaattgaagttataggagcaatgtcaggctattaccttcttcgaggaatgtatccatcaatatccacatgatTCGGCTATAAATCGAATAATTTCATAAGCATGGATGTTAAGCTATTTGTGGTATATCTAAGTACTTTATTTCCTATCCCATCCGGAACGGTCGCTTTTGAAGCGTACTGTGACATTAAAATATCTCTGACGTCATCGCAGGTTAGGGTGATGTTAGTTAATACTGCGTTGCAAGGGATCTCGGTGTCTCGATCTAGGTCTGCAGTGACCGACTGAGTAATAAAGTACATGTAATTGTTTAAAACATTTGCGATTTTTATAGAGTCGTTGTAATTGTTCCAAATTGATTGGCATTGTTGCATGATTTTATGGATGCTTTCGTCAAACGCCACCACGATTTGGTACCGAGCGAGGTATTAGCAGAATCTTCAATTATAGAGACGAAAACCTGTTTAGCAGTTCTGATAGCGGAGGTAACCTTTTTAGTGGGTCTGAAATTAGCTTATTTCGTTTGTTAATTGCTTGTCTTTGGGATTTTATGTAGACTCAGAAGAACGAATCAAAAAACGAATTTGACTCATCATCCAGAGCGGATCGGCAGATCTAATACTGACGGTCCTATCTGGCATGTGCTGATCGCAGGTTTTCGTTTTTGCTGATGTTAAATCGACTGCAATCTTATCTATGATGTTggaagaaaataatgtttcGCCATCAATATCACCGACACCCCTGTTCATGCTTTCAGTAGCAGCCAATGAATAGGTATAACCTTTCTTCTTATGGTTTATACGGAGGTTCTTTGATAGATACAAATATCGGAGACTGGTCACTGCAGATAAGGTCAAGGACTCACTAGTCATTTACAGCTTTAATATTCATAAGAAAAAAACAGATCCGTTAGAGTACTTGAATATGGTGTAATTCTAGTTGGCTCTGTTATAATCTATTTGAGGTCACGATTCAATTGAAGACTGTCAATTTTTGTTCGATTTTACCGAAGGACATCTGTATTAAAATCACCGACAACGATAGCATACCGGTGCGAGTACATGTTCAGGTCGACAGCATTGCCAATGGATTCCTCAATCAGATGGCAATACCCTCCGCTCGTGTCTGCACGATAGACGGATCCAGTTGGGGAAGAACAGTGTTTACACTTTACCGTACCCACACCGCCTCAAGCCCGGGAGTGTCAACCTTGTCCATGAGCCTGGCGTGTAAATTGCTTTTAGCATAGATCGCGACACCACCACCACGAGTTTGCCTGTATTTCCTGAATTATTGATGATATCCAGGAATTGCTATATCAAAACTGCGGATGTCTGCATGCAACCAGGTCTCTGAAagacatatgacgtcataaaaTCGGCGTTCTGCGTCAAGTCCTCAATTTTGTCTTTCAAACTAATACGtttaaatgtattattttaaGGTCTCTAAAATATTTCGGCCCCGGATTATGGTGGATATCGTCCCAGCAGTGTATGATGAGAGAGGCAGTTACAGATACCCGAATACTATAGAGACACAACTATGTATGGATTTCATAAATCGGACAGCAAATTTTGAATGTAGTTTAGCTGCAAATGAACCCACTGCCTGTTTGTATTGCTCAATATCAgccataaacaaatatcacatataGTTGTAACAGGTGGGACAATGGTTTCCAGTGGGCGATTCAATGGATGCAGACATGAACAAAAGGTATGTAACTAACGTTACTACTACATGTAAAAACGTTTGTTTGATTTGATGTAGGTATAGGTCAAATTACATCGTGTCACATGATTTttgaatgaaataatgaaaacaaagacAATGAAAAAAGAGAGGAAGATAAAAGAAGTCATAGCAATTATATGGCTtcatgaaagaaacaaacaaatatgcgTTTGTTATGGAAGGAACAACCAAGAGACAACCTAGAAACAATGGAGAATTTTCAGAGAAGCAATTACACGCTAGTTTGGTAGATATCTACACAATATGCACATCTATATCCAAACGTGTGGGTTCACCGTTGTATACATCATTACCTTCATCAAACCATCCATAAGTGTCCACATATAC
It encodes:
- the LOC137261796 gene encoding lengsin-like, encoding MSKFEEVKKEISQYDYVRFALCDLNGMNRGQVIAGRYAAKYMDEGVDMYEDTLLFGPRTEVVELSHEKCYKLGNMLIFPDPDTLRPIPWAPEGVKVAEILCESRWKKDGSPQEACPRYVARKQFQRLSDLGFDLYSGHEIEFKLLDNETLEPVFTGEDVFSHRLFNKHSKVLFNFDKQLQQCKIDVERYHLEFGPGIFEAVTEPKYGIESADMAFCLQEGLLEMADAEGLKVSFMSQSVYNEMGISKHFNFSLWNRSGQNIFYDESFPDKLSEVAKKWIAGILKHSKAICAFANPTVNCYRNLGKLVYPSTIYWGIEDRQSCIRVKNEGPSKTYFECRLAGGKCNLYLLVASTIAAGLDGVIKNMECPPPGEPEDGESLPLSLAEALDELEKDEDLSNALGKELVTWFVKSKRDLEVAKYRSVKTDKEKFVMETAAYL